GAGGTCGATCGCCCCGTACGGTTCCAGCCCGTCAAAGGTCTCGAAGCCCGCGTAGTAGACGAGGACGCGCCGCTTGCCGTTCCGTTCCCCCGCGGCACGGACGAGGTTGAGCAGCAGGGACATCAGGCGGTCTTCCCGTGCCGCATCGCCGTCGCGATGATCCCTCTCAGCGGGCCGCGCCGCTGAGCGTCCTCCACCTGTCCGGCCTCCGCCCGCAGACGTTCGTTCTCGGCGCGCAGGCTCTCCACCTCGCCTTTCAGCCGTTCCGCCTCGCGTTTCCACCGCGCCGAGCTGGCCCGCCACCTGGCGGGATCCCCGGCGACGGGCTCCGCCTCCCCGGCGGCCGTGACGCCGAGCTCGTCCGCGCTCACCCAGAACGAGCCGAACAGCTCGTGCACCACGCCGTCGAGGTCATCGGTGCCGTCGTCCACCAGCGCCGCCCTGGCGAAGGCGGCGGTGCGTTCGAGCCTGGCCGCCCGGATGCCGGTGCCCCCCTCCTCAAGCGCCGCACTCAGCAGGCCGTACTCCTCGTCCTCGGCGAGTTTCACCAGGCCGGCGAGGCTTTCGGCGCCGAACGCCCACCCCGCGGGGCAGGTGAGGCGGAACGGCGCGGGCGCGGAGCTGTGCGGCGTCTCCTCGGTGAAGGAGACGCGCGGCTCGTGGCCGTACAGGTTGCGCACGAGCCGCGCCTCGAGCAGCGGCTCGTCCAGGGAGGAGCGGCGTCCGCCGGTGAGGGCCGGCCACGGTCCGACCACGGTGACGGCGACGTCGACGAGGGTGCCCGCGAGCGCGCTGTCCACGGTCGCCCGGACGTCCTCGTAGGAGGCGCCGTGGGCGTCGACGACGACGTGCACGTACGGCACCAGCCAGTGCCTGCGCGGGTGGCTGCGCAGCCAGCGCAGGTCGGGAATGAGATCGGGGAGCACCGACCAGTTGTGCCGGTGCACCTCCTTCTCGCGGAGCATGACCGTGGACGGGCCGAGATGCCAGGCGCGGGCCTGCGGGTCGGGGATGAAGACCGCGCCCGCCTGGGCGAGCCGGAAGCCGAGGTCGGTGTCCTCGCCCATGTTCAGCGCGGTGTTGA
Above is a genomic segment from Streptosporangium album containing:
- a CDS encoding glycosyltransferase yields the protein MTAADLAARNGSPLPRDARTPLSEDDRTAVPRVRIRHNDYGSLLPPDLGGWEPRLRVSVVIPAHDCQQALDRTLAGLAAQSYPAHLTEVIVADDGSDPPLRIPELAPANTRLVRVPDGRWGRGWARQTGAASAAGDVLHWVDSDMILDREHLEAHMRWHHLTSYAVVLGDVRFTTGEDGPSAQEVSAAVQAGDTEKLFDGSAPHTWRADVLEETRWLRDAGAGAYRLHSGATTSVPLALLRGVGGVNTALNMGEDTDLGFRLAQAGAVFIPDPQARAWHLGPSTVMLREKEVHRHNWSVLPDLIPDLRWLRSHPRRHWLVPYVHVVVDAHGASYEDVRATVDSALAGTLVDVAVTVVGPWPALTGGRRSSLDEPLLEARLVRNLYGHEPRVSFTEETPHSSAPAPFRLTCPAGWAFGAESLAGLVKLAEDEEYGLLSAALEEGGTGIRAARLERTAAFARAALVDDGTDDLDGVVHELFGSFWVSADELGVTAAGEAEPVAGDPARWRASSARWKREAERLKGEVESLRAENERLRAEAGQVEDAQRRGPLRGIIATAMRHGKTA